The genomic DNA CCTGGACATCCAGAAGGTGCTTTCCCTGTCCGAAGACGCCGAGCCCACCTGCGGCGTGGTCAACGCCCACATGACTTACCTGGATTCGGCAGGCCACAAGCAGGCGCTGGACTATCGCAAGTTGTCCGATAACTGCAGCAACCAGAACTGAGCTGCTTTTGTGGCGAGGGAGCTTGCTCCCGCTGGGGCGCGAAGCGGCCCCCCATATCGGTCTGACACACCGCGTTGTCAGGTCATTTTCGGGGCCGCTTCGCAGCCCAGCGGGAGCAAGCTCCCTCGCCACAGGGTTTGCGTCGCCCTTTTATGTTGAGGTGTTGCCATGCTTCTGATCGCTTTTCTCGGCGGGATCCTGACGATCCTCAGCCCCTGTATTCTTCCGGTGGTGCCGTTTCTGTTTGCCCGGGCCGATCGCTCCCGTGGTTCGGTGCTGCTGACCCTCGGCGGCATGGTGTTGACGTTCGCCCTGGTCTCCAGCCTGGCGGTGGTCAGCAGCGAATGGGTGGTGCGCGCCAGCAGCGTCGGCCGGCAAGTCGCCTTGGTGGTGATGGTGGTGTTCGCGCTGTCGCTGATTTTCAGCCGGGTCGGCATCTGGCTGGCGCGGCCGCTGGTCAGCCTGGGCAATCGCCTGGACGCCGGGGCCGGGCGGATGGCCGGACCTGTGGCCTCGGTGCTGATCGGGGTCGCCACCGGGCTGCTCTGGGCACCGTGCGCCGGACCGATACTTGGGGTGATCCTGACCGGCGCCATGCTGCAAGGTGCCAGCGCACAAACCAGCCTGTTGTTGCTCGCCTATGGCCTGGGCAGCGCCTTGTCCCTGGGCACCCTGATCCTGGCCGGGCGTGGTCTGGTCGGGCGCTTGAAACTCTCACTGCCGATCACCACCTGGCTGCGCCGGGGAACGGGGCTGGCGGTGTTGCTGGCGGCCGTGGCGATCGGCACGGGGGCGGATGACCGGTTGTTGGCGGCCACGTCGTCTCAACAATCGGCCACCTTGGAAAAGAGCCTGCTGGAGAACGTGCCCAAGGCCATCGACTATGTGGTGAGCAAGGCCGACGCAAGCGCCATGCCGACCCTCGAATCCCAGGGCACCATGCCTTCGCTGGACGGTGCGGTGCAATGGCTGAACTCGCCTGCGCTGAACAGCGAGTCCCTGCGGGGCAAGGTCGTGTTGGTGGACTTCTGGACCTACGACTGCATCAACTGCCAGCACACCTTGCCCTATGTGAACGGTTGGGCGAAGAAGTATGAACAGGACGGGCTGGTGGTGATCGGTGTCCACACCCCGGAATACGGCTACGAGAAGATCATCGACAACGTGCGTGAGCAGGTGCGCAAGCTGGACATCCACTACCCGGTGGCGATCGACAACCAGTATGCGATCTGGCGCGCCTTCAACAATCAATACTGGCCGGCCCATTACTTCATCGATGCCAAGGGGCAGGTGCGCTACAGCCATTTTGGCGAAGGGCGTTATGGCGAGCAGGAGCAGGTGATCCAGCAACTGTTGCAGGAGGCGAAGATGAATCAATGACTTGATAAAAATCGTTTAATTTCAATGTTTTGTAGCTATGTTCTCTATCTATTTCTAGATTGATGGGCCACTTGGGGATGGATATCGCAGATGGCGAAGGCACGCCGTTCCCCGTGGCGAGGGAGCTTGCTCCCGCTGGGGCGCGAAGCGGCCCCCTGTATTTGCCTGACACACCGAGTTTGTCACGGCTTTCATGGGGCCGCTTCGCAGCCCAGCGGGAGCAAGCTCCCTCGCCACAGGATTGCATGCAGATTCGAGAGTGGCGTGCAAATGCTGGCCCCTTGCTCATTTGCATACAGTCAAACTTCTTTCCTTTCAGAAAGTTGGGCGACAAACCTATGCGTATTTCTATGTGGGTCGTAGCGACGTTTCTCCTGGCCGCCGTCTCGCTTGAGGCCCAGGCCAGGGCGCTGACGCAGAACCAGCAATCGGTGTGCCGCTGGGGTTCGGACATCGCGGCGGGTGCGCAGGCGTCGAAGTTGTCTGGCGTCAGCCTGTACGGCGCGCGCAAGAAGCTGCAAGTGCGCAAGTTTCCCCGGCCCTGGATGCGCATGACTGCCTTGGGCATTACCGAGCAGACCTACAACAGCGCTTCGCGTCTCAAGCCGGCTGCGGTCAAGCAGACCTACTACGAGCAATGTGTCCGTCATGAATTGGCGCGCCGATAGGCCTCAGGCCGGGCTGCGGCCTGGCATCTCGATACCGTGCTGATGGACCCGCCGATACAGGGTCGCCCGGGAAATGCCCAGGGCCCGGGCGGCGGCGGTGGGTTTCCAGCGGTGGCGCACCAGCGCATCGAGCAGTGCCTGGCGTTCCGGGCTGGCGCTCGGCTCCGGTCCCTGATCGGCGGCGTCCCTGTTGTGCAATGACTCGGGCAAGTGGCTGAGCTGAACCACACTGGCTTCACACACCGCGCAGGCGTAGCGCAGCACATGGCGCAACTGGCGGACATTGCCCGGCCAGTGATAACCGAGCAGGCATTCCAGCGCCGCGCCGCTCAGTTGCACCGTCCCTCCACACAACGCCGACTCCTCGGCAAGAATCCGATTGATCAGCGCCAGCCGGTCGCTGCGTTCGCGCAACGGCGGTAGCTGGAAACGCGCGCCGCCGAGGCGGAAGTACAAATCCTCACGAAACTCGCCGGCGGCCACCAGGGTCTCCAGGTCGCGGTGGGTGGCACAGACCACCTGAATATCCACGGCCTTGCGGCGCGATGCCCCCAGCGGCGCCACTTCACCCTCGGCCAGCACCCGCAACAGGCGGGTCTGCAAGGCCAGCGGCATGTCGCCGATTTCATCCAGGAACAAGGTGCCGCCATCGGCTTGTTGCAGCAGGCCCTGCATGCCCTTGGCCGAGGCACCGGTGAAGGCGCCGGCGACGTAGCCGAATAATTCGCTCTCGATCAGGCTTTCGGGGATGGCGGCGCAGTTCAACGCCACGAAAGGGCGATCACGGCGCTGGCTGGCCTGGTGCAACTGCCGGGCGAACACTTCCTTGCCGGAACCGGTTTCGCCCTGGATCAGCACCGGCAGGTTGCGATCCTTGACCCGTACCGCCAGGCGCAGGCTGTCGGCCAGGCGCGGATCGATCTCGGCAGGCGTCATCGCCACTCGCGGACGCGGGCTGGCGCGCTGGCGAGGCGCGCTCAAGCGGCCATGCAACGCGTGATCGAGGGGGCAGAGGCTTTCGTCCCGGGCACGGTGCAGCCGTTGCGGGTCGAAGACTTGGCCGATGTGTTGCGGCAACTGCCCGTAATGTTGCAACAGGTATTGGCGGGCGGCCGGGTTCAAGGCTTGCAGGCAACCGTCGTCGTCCCAGGCGAACAGGAAGTCCGGCTGGCTGTCGACGTAGCCGGCGTTGCGATGGGCCCGCAGTACCCAGTAGCCCTGGGCGCTGCTCATGAAAAATGCTTGTTCGATCTCCCGGGCGCTCTGCACCACCATTTGCCGGATCAGGTGCTGCGAGCGTCGATCGTCCGGCGAGCGCACCGCCGAAACATCCAGCACCCCGAGCAATTCACCCTGGGGGTCGAACACCGGGGCGGCGGAGCAAGTCAGGCCAATGAACGCCGCGCGGAAATGATCACGCTTGTGCACCGTCACCGGGGCCTTACCCGTAAGCACCGCCGCCACGCCGCAGGTGCCTTCTTCACCCTCCGACCAACAGGTACCCAGGTACAGCCCGGCCTTGCGGCAGTCATTGCGGATCGTGGTTTCCACCCGGTAGTCGATGGTCTGGCCCTGGGCATCGGTGAGTAGCACGCAGTAGTCGGCATCGCGGACCCGGCCATGGAGGCGGGCCACTTCTTCGCTGGCGATATTGAGGAACAGCTCGGAGCGCTCACGGCATTGCTTGAGCACGTCCTGGGAGAGGATGCGCGGGCCCTG from Pseudomonas beijingensis includes the following:
- a CDS encoding cytochrome c biogenesis protein DipZ, whose translation is MLLIAFLGGILTILSPCILPVVPFLFARADRSRGSVLLTLGGMVLTFALVSSLAVVSSEWVVRASSVGRQVALVVMVVFALSLIFSRVGIWLARPLVSLGNRLDAGAGRMAGPVASVLIGVATGLLWAPCAGPILGVILTGAMLQGASAQTSLLLLAYGLGSALSLGTLILAGRGLVGRLKLSLPITTWLRRGTGLAVLLAAVAIGTGADDRLLAATSSQQSATLEKSLLENVPKAIDYVVSKADASAMPTLESQGTMPSLDGAVQWLNSPALNSESLRGKVVLVDFWTYDCINCQHTLPYVNGWAKKYEQDGLVVIGVHTPEYGYEKIIDNVREQVRKLDIHYPVAIDNQYAIWRAFNNQYWPAHYFIDAKGQVRYSHFGEGRYGEQEQVIQQLLQEAKMNQ
- a CDS encoding sigma-54-dependent Fis family transcriptional regulator, coding for MLSAHSRAHVDCVSRVVKNANQLPQLPVPDLILDSWRRSMEQHHLDPGSLQGPRILSQDVLKQCRERSELFLNIASEEVARLHGRVRDADYCVLLTDAQGQTIDYRVETTIRNDCRKAGLYLGTCWSEGEEGTCGVAAVLTGKAPVTVHKRDHFRAAFIGLTCSAAPVFDPQGELLGVLDVSAVRSPDDRRSQHLIRQMVVQSAREIEQAFFMSSAQGYWVLRAHRNAGYVDSQPDFLFAWDDDGCLQALNPAARQYLLQHYGQLPQHIGQVFDPQRLHRARDESLCPLDHALHGRLSAPRQRASPRPRVAMTPAEIDPRLADSLRLAVRVKDRNLPVLIQGETGSGKEVFARQLHQASQRRDRPFVALNCAAIPESLIESELFGYVAGAFTGASAKGMQGLLQQADGGTLFLDEIGDMPLALQTRLLRVLAEGEVAPLGASRRKAVDIQVVCATHRDLETLVAAGEFREDLYFRLGGARFQLPPLRERSDRLALINRILAEESALCGGTVQLSGAALECLLGYHWPGNVRQLRHVLRYACAVCEASVVQLSHLPESLHNRDAADQGPEPSASPERQALLDALVRHRWKPTAAARALGISRATLYRRVHQHGIEMPGRSPA
- a CDS encoding DUF2790 domain-containing protein, which translates into the protein MNTKALYAACLFAALNICTLSARAESNVQAHSYTYGSHLDIQKVLSLSEDAEPTCGVVNAHMTYLDSAGHKQALDYRKLSDNCSNQN